From a single Miscanthus floridulus cultivar M001 chromosome 8, ASM1932011v1, whole genome shotgun sequence genomic region:
- the LOC136476087 gene encoding uncharacterized protein, giving the protein MASKQQKQFLDNEAMIEQPTPKDREGAWPSLLTIIGFAFLTFNSFMAVYRSNGDVGAISFVAFSYSVLVLLFYCLRRFETTPPESPSRDRIKMAVWLLTTLLTAAFSYKVAAIMPLPVQVLVWAMAGATVLGGFYAFFIHQEKAAQLDPPKP; this is encoded by the coding sequence atggcttcaaagcagcagaaACAGTTCCTGGATAATGAAGCCATGATCGAGCAGCCAACACCGAAGGACCGTGAGGGTGCATGGCCCTCACTGCTGACAATCATCGGCTTTGCGTTCCTAACCTTCAACTCATTCATGGCCGTGTACAGGTCAAATGGAGATGTTGGAGCTATCTCCTTTGTGGCCTTCTCTTACTCGGTCCTCGTTCTGCTGTTCTACTGCCTGCGTCGGTTCGAGACAACCCCACCGGAGTCTCCCAGCCGGGACCGCATAAAAATGGCGGTGTGGTTACTCACCACGTTGCTCACTGCTGCGTTCTCATACAAGGTGGCAGCAATTATGCCACTCCCTGTGCAGGTGCTGGTGTGGGCAATGGCAGGAGCAACTGTGCTCGGTGGTTTTTATGCTTTCTTCATCCACCAGGAGAAAGCCGCCCAGCTGGACCCCCCAAAACCATAA